A section of the Procambarus clarkii isolate CNS0578487 chromosome 38, FALCON_Pclarkii_2.0, whole genome shotgun sequence genome encodes:
- the LOC138372314 gene encoding zinc finger protein 708-like codes for METHMLVHSGVKPHECQECGKRFSYLGNMNKHMLVHSDNKLYECPECGKSFIRLGDMKKHLLVHSGDSPHECSECGKRFSHLGNMKKHMIVHSGDKPHECPVCGKRFRYLLEAKIHRLLHSGDKSHECPECGKRFTRIGHVQTHMLVHSGDKPHECPECGKRFSELGSMKRHRMVHADERPFECAECGRKFRERGTIIQHMLVHSGEKPHQCPVCGKRFRHLGNVKSHMLVHSDDKPHECPECGKRFRRIGHVKTHMLMHSGDKPHECPECGKRFRVLGGMKTHLLVHSGVKPHECPECGKRFSELGSMKRHRKVHYNN; via the coding sequence AtggagactcacatgttagtgcattcaggtgtcaaacctcatgaatgtcaagagtgtgggaagagattcagttatcttggaaatatgaataaacacatgttagtgcattcggacaATAAACtttatgagtgtccagagtgtgggaagagcttcattcgtcttggagatatgaaaaAACacctgttagtgcattcaggtgacagtcctcatgagtgttcagagtgtgggaagagattcagtcatcttgGAAACATGAAGAAACACATGattgtgcattcaggtgacaaacctcatgaatgtccagtgtgtgggaagagattccggTATCTTTTAGAAGCGAAGATTCACAGGTtattgcattcaggtgataaatctcatgaatgtccagagtgtgggaagagattcacgcGTATTGGACATGtgcagactcacatgttagtgcattcaggtgataaacctcatgagtgtcccgagtgtgggaagaggttcagcgagcttggaagtatgaagaggcaCAGAATGGTACATGCAGAtgaaagaccttttgaatgtgcAGAGTGTGGcagaaaatttagagaacgtggaactataatacagcatatgttagtgcattcaggagaaAAACctcaccagtgtccagtgtgtgggaaaagattcagacaTCTTGGGAATgtgaagtctcacatgttagtgcattcagatgacaaacctcatgagtgtcctgagtgtgggaagagattcaggcgTATtggacatgtgaagactcacatgttaatgcattcaggtgacaaacctcacgagtgtcccgagtgtgggaagagattcagagtTCTTGGTGGTATGAAGACTCACCTTCTAGTGCATTCGGGtgttaaacctcatgagtgtccagagtgtgggaagagattcagtgagcttggaagtatgaagaggcacaggaaggtgcattataataattaa